The proteins below are encoded in one region of Paenarthrobacter ilicis:
- a CDS encoding phospholipid carrier-dependent glycosyltransferase encodes MNQSPVPATASGIPEAPSTSAEPLSAAEGQDSAENQSEVSAGGQPPRRGDAAAKPLNLPPSRSLENRQWIARPADAFTVSSLRNRLIGGVNSWRDYPPSLRLWFWLIPVITAVLGGVLRFFRLENPHSLVFDETYYVKDAYSYLQSGYERSWPAQANDSFNAGNPNVLLNTPEYVVHPPVGKWMIAFGMWLFGGDNPFGWRFSAALTGTLMVFLVSLIALKLFRSHTLGAVAGLLLAVDGHHLVLSRTSLLDIFLAFWLLAAFGALLLDRDDGRRRLASRLAAQAAASPQGRPSLTQLASGPWLGMRWWRLVAGVCLGLAVGTKWSALFFVAAFGVMTVLWDMNARRIAGIRSWFSAGVIKDGLPAFVTLIPIAAVTYVATWTGWFLSKDAYYRQWAATNPASGWDWLPNSIRSLAHYHLEAYKFHQGLSADHPYESSPWTWLIMGRPTSFYYQSPKTGTPGCVADACSSAILPVGNPVVWWGGTIALVILLFWWAGRRDWRAGAILAGVAAGYLPWFMYPERTMFIFYAVSFEPFLVLGLTYVLGLVLGRSSDPPWRRRSGLYVVGLVLVVAVVATAFFYPVLTAEVISYQEWRMRMWMPSWI; translated from the coding sequence GTGAACCAGTCGCCCGTTCCTGCCACAGCTTCCGGCATCCCCGAGGCGCCTTCCACGTCCGCTGAACCGCTATCCGCCGCGGAGGGCCAAGACTCCGCAGAGAACCAATCGGAAGTTTCCGCTGGTGGCCAGCCGCCACGTCGCGGTGACGCGGCTGCGAAGCCGCTCAACCTGCCGCCCAGCCGATCCCTGGAAAACCGCCAGTGGATTGCCCGCCCGGCAGACGCCTTTACCGTTTCCTCCTTAAGGAACCGGCTGATCGGCGGCGTGAACAGCTGGCGCGACTACCCGCCGTCGTTGCGGTTGTGGTTCTGGCTGATCCCTGTCATTACGGCTGTCCTGGGCGGCGTTCTGAGGTTCTTCCGCCTCGAGAATCCCCACAGCCTGGTTTTCGACGAGACGTACTACGTCAAGGATGCCTACTCCTACCTCCAGAGTGGGTACGAGCGCAGCTGGCCCGCCCAAGCCAACGATTCGTTCAATGCCGGCAACCCCAACGTGCTGCTGAACACTCCCGAGTACGTGGTGCACCCACCGGTCGGGAAGTGGATGATCGCGTTCGGGATGTGGCTGTTCGGTGGGGACAACCCCTTCGGATGGCGCTTCAGCGCCGCCCTGACCGGCACGCTGATGGTATTTCTGGTCTCACTCATTGCACTCAAACTTTTCCGCTCCCACACTCTCGGCGCGGTGGCAGGGCTGCTGCTGGCTGTTGATGGGCACCACCTGGTGTTGTCGCGGACGTCCCTGTTGGACATTTTCCTGGCCTTCTGGCTTTTGGCCGCCTTCGGCGCCCTGCTTTTGGATCGCGACGACGGCCGCCGTCGTCTCGCTTCCCGGCTTGCCGCGCAAGCGGCTGCTTCGCCGCAAGGCCGCCCCTCCCTCACGCAGCTCGCGTCCGGTCCATGGCTGGGCATGCGGTGGTGGCGCTTGGTTGCCGGTGTTTGCTTGGGTTTGGCTGTGGGCACCAAATGGTCGGCGCTGTTCTTTGTAGCAGCCTTCGGCGTGATGACCGTGCTGTGGGACATGAACGCCCGCAGGATCGCCGGGATCCGCAGCTGGTTCAGTGCCGGGGTCATCAAGGACGGCCTCCCCGCGTTCGTCACCCTCATTCCCATCGCCGCGGTCACTTACGTTGCAACGTGGACCGGCTGGTTCCTCTCCAAGGATGCCTATTACCGCCAGTGGGCAGCCACAAACCCTGCATCTGGCTGGGATTGGCTGCCCAACTCCATCCGTTCGCTGGCCCACTACCACCTGGAAGCGTACAAGTTCCATCAGGGCCTCAGCGCTGACCACCCCTACGAGTCGAGTCCGTGGACATGGCTCATCATGGGCCGCCCCACCTCCTTTTACTACCAGTCCCCCAAGACCGGTACGCCCGGTTGCGTGGCGGACGCCTGCTCCTCCGCCATCCTGCCGGTGGGGAACCCCGTGGTGTGGTGGGGAGGAACCATCGCTTTGGTCATACTGCTTTTCTGGTGGGCCGGACGCCGGGACTGGCGCGCCGGAGCAATCCTTGCCGGGGTGGCAGCCGGCTACCTTCCATGGTTCATGTACCCCGAACGCACCATGTTCATCTTCTACGCAGTGTCCTTCGAGCCCTTCCTGGTGCTGGGACTGACGTACGTTCTGGGATTGGTGCTGGGCAGGAGCAGCGATCCCCCGTGGCGCCGGCGTTCAGGGCTGTATGTGGTCGGTTTGGTGCTGGTGGTGGCAGTTGTGGCTACGGCGTTCTTCTACCCGGTACTGACCGCTGAAGTGATCAGCTACCAGGAGTGGCGGATGAGGATGTGGATGCCATCGTGGATCTAG
- the rsmI gene encoding 16S rRNA (cytidine(1402)-2'-O)-methyltransferase produces the protein MDQEPFDSGPVVVPGVGRIVLAATPIGNVGDASSRLVELLATSDIVAAEDTRRLHRLVTALGVEVSGRVISYHEHNEVAKTGELLDHVRNGKTILMVSDAGMPSVSDPGFRLVEGAVSAGLTVTAVPGPSAVLTALALSGLPTDRFCFEGFLPRKSGERNSRLADLVDERRTMVFFEAPHRLEVMLRALHERFGPERRVAVCRELTKTYEEVIRGTLRELLEWAENNEVRGEIAVVVGGAPEQEPGKPEDHVAAVNELVSQGIRLKEAVAAVAEEVRVSKRELYSAVLAAR, from the coding sequence CTGGACCAGGAGCCGTTCGATTCCGGCCCCGTAGTGGTCCCCGGAGTCGGCCGGATCGTCCTGGCCGCCACGCCCATAGGAAACGTGGGCGATGCGTCATCCCGGCTGGTGGAACTGTTGGCAACCTCTGACATTGTTGCCGCCGAGGACACGCGCCGCTTGCACCGTTTGGTCACCGCACTGGGCGTGGAGGTGAGCGGACGGGTCATCAGCTATCACGAGCACAACGAGGTAGCCAAGACCGGTGAGCTCCTTGACCACGTCCGCAACGGCAAAACCATCCTGATGGTCAGCGACGCCGGGATGCCCTCCGTCTCGGACCCGGGCTTCCGTTTGGTGGAAGGGGCCGTGTCCGCCGGATTGACTGTCACGGCAGTTCCCGGGCCGTCGGCGGTCCTCACTGCGCTGGCATTGTCCGGCCTGCCCACGGACCGGTTCTGCTTTGAGGGTTTCCTGCCACGGAAGTCCGGCGAGCGGAACTCACGTTTGGCGGATCTGGTGGATGAACGCCGGACCATGGTGTTCTTCGAGGCGCCGCACAGGCTTGAGGTGATGCTCCGTGCGCTTCACGAACGTTTCGGCCCGGAGCGCCGCGTGGCAGTTTGCCGCGAACTGACCAAGACCTACGAGGAAGTCATCCGGGGAACCCTCCGGGAACTCCTCGAGTGGGCTGAGAACAACGAGGTCAGGGGAGAGATTGCAGTTGTGGTGGGCGGTGCGCCTGAGCAGGAGCCCGGAAAGCCCGAGGACCATGTGGCTGCGGTCAACGAACTTGTTTCCCAAGGGATCCGCCTGAAAGAAGCTGTAGCCGCCGTGGCGGAGGAAGTCCGCGTCAGCAAGCGGGAGCTGTACTCGGCAGTGCTGGCGGCACGCTGA
- a CDS encoding NAD-dependent succinate-semialdehyde dehydrogenase: MTVTVERESELLASVPTGLLINGQWRPAGSGKTFDVEDPATGKILLSISDAGAEDGAAALDAAAAAQADWARTAPRERGEILRRAFELVTERAEDFALLMTLEMGKPLAEARGEVTYGAEFLRWFSEEAVRVSGRYSTAPDGKNRLLVQKKPVGPCLLITPWNFPLAMATRKVAPAVAAGCTMVLKPANLTPLTSLLFAQVMQEAGLPAGVLNVIQTSTAGAVTGPLIKDDRLRKISFTGSTPVGQALIREAADKVLRTSMELGGNAPFVVFEDADLDKAVEGAIAAKMRNMGEACTAANRFIVHESIADSFAEKFAAKIGSLTTARGTEPESKVGPLIDGKARDGVHALVTEALEGGATAVTGGAAVDGPGYFYQPTVLKNVAEDSRILQEEIFGPVAPIITFATEDDAVRLANNTEYGLVAYVFTKDLNRGLRISERIETGMLGLNAGVISNAAAPFGGVKQSGLGREGGSEGIEEYLYTQYVGIADPYAD, encoded by the coding sequence ATGACTGTCACAGTTGAACGCGAAAGCGAACTTCTGGCTTCCGTCCCCACCGGCCTGCTGATCAATGGCCAGTGGCGTCCCGCGGGATCAGGTAAGACCTTTGATGTTGAGGACCCCGCAACCGGCAAGATCCTGCTCAGCATCTCCGACGCCGGTGCTGAAGATGGCGCGGCCGCACTGGATGCCGCTGCTGCCGCCCAAGCCGATTGGGCACGCACCGCGCCCCGCGAACGTGGCGAAATCCTGCGTCGCGCTTTCGAGCTTGTCACTGAGCGAGCCGAGGACTTTGCCCTGCTCATGACCCTGGAAATGGGCAAGCCCCTGGCCGAAGCCCGCGGCGAAGTTACCTACGGTGCAGAGTTCCTGCGCTGGTTCTCTGAAGAAGCCGTGCGCGTATCCGGCCGCTACTCGACTGCACCTGATGGCAAGAACCGCCTCCTGGTGCAGAAGAAGCCCGTTGGCCCCTGCCTGCTGATCACCCCGTGGAACTTCCCGCTGGCCATGGCCACCCGTAAAGTAGCCCCCGCCGTCGCCGCCGGTTGCACCATGGTCCTCAAGCCGGCAAACCTCACGCCGCTCACCAGCCTGCTGTTTGCGCAGGTCATGCAGGAAGCCGGCCTCCCGGCAGGTGTCCTCAACGTCATCCAGACGTCCACAGCAGGGGCTGTCACCGGCCCGCTGATCAAGGATGACCGTCTCCGCAAGATCTCCTTCACCGGTTCCACCCCGGTGGGCCAGGCCCTGATCCGCGAAGCCGCGGACAAAGTGCTGCGCACGTCCATGGAACTGGGCGGCAACGCACCGTTCGTCGTCTTCGAGGACGCCGATCTGGACAAGGCTGTTGAAGGTGCCATCGCTGCCAAGATGCGCAACATGGGCGAGGCCTGCACCGCAGCGAACCGCTTCATTGTGCACGAGTCCATCGCCGACTCCTTCGCTGAGAAATTCGCCGCCAAGATCGGCTCCCTCACCACGGCACGCGGTACCGAGCCCGAGTCCAAGGTTGGCCCCTTGATTGATGGCAAGGCCCGCGATGGCGTTCACGCCCTTGTCACCGAAGCTCTGGAAGGTGGCGCCACGGCGGTCACCGGTGGTGCGGCCGTCGACGGTCCCGGTTACTTCTACCAGCCCACCGTCCTGAAGAACGTTGCGGAAGACTCCCGCATCCTTCAGGAAGAAATCTTCGGCCCGGTGGCCCCGATCATCACCTTCGCCACCGAAGATGATGCCGTCCGCCTGGCCAACAACACCGAGTACGGTTTGGTGGCTTACGTCTTCACCAAGGACCTGAACCGCGGCCTGCGGATCAGCGAACGCATCGAGACCGGCATGCTGGGCCTCAACGCTGGCGTTATCTCCAATGCAGCAGCTCCGTTCGGCGGCGTCAAGCAGTCCGGACTGGGCCGTGAAGGCGGTTCCGAAGGCATCGAAGAGTACCTGTACACCCAGTACGTAGGTATCGCTGACCCGTACGCCGACTAA
- a CDS encoding MepB family protein: MNFQSFQRFIGFSNGSDCVLAGLRVEEQNSDYESGIARLGEEHWRIRTARITPKKPGAFVALWKRDEDGSTRPFTAGEAEAGLLVFVEDQQRFGVFRFTAADLVALGYVSSGLHPGRRGFRVYPAWCTDLNAQALRTQRAQLPAFSEHRLQT, encoded by the coding sequence GTGAATTTTCAGTCATTTCAGCGATTCATCGGGTTTTCCAACGGCTCTGACTGTGTGCTGGCCGGCCTGCGCGTCGAAGAGCAGAACAGCGACTACGAATCCGGAATTGCGCGCCTGGGCGAGGAACACTGGCGGATCCGTACCGCGCGCATCACGCCAAAGAAACCTGGAGCCTTTGTAGCCTTATGGAAACGGGACGAGGATGGCTCCACCAGGCCCTTCACCGCCGGGGAAGCCGAGGCCGGGCTGCTGGTGTTCGTGGAGGACCAGCAGCGGTTTGGAGTATTCCGATTCACCGCTGCGGACCTCGTGGCGCTGGGCTATGTAAGCTCCGGGTTGCACCCGGGCAGGCGCGGATTCCGCGTGTATCCGGCATGGTGCACCGATCTGAATGCCCAGGCCTTACGCACCCAACGCGCGCAACTGCCCGCGTTCTCTGAGCATAGGCTGCAGACATGA
- a CDS encoding GNAT family N-acetyltransferase yields the protein MSERIQVARHEDLTAGELEALQELFDAEYLREFGPWNPDQPYGYSPADVHVVTFRGQFPVAHVGFQYRTIAVGADEVTVAGTGGVLVSAASRGSGLGRRAMLHAQKVMREETQTDFGFLGCREEVVPFYEAAGWVRVRATERSLSRRDQRSVIVSHSGPILICSAGRDASEWPAGDIDLRGTPW from the coding sequence ATGAGTGAACGCATCCAAGTGGCACGGCACGAAGACCTCACCGCGGGAGAGCTGGAGGCGCTGCAGGAACTTTTCGACGCCGAGTACCTGAGGGAGTTCGGTCCGTGGAACCCCGATCAGCCCTACGGCTATTCACCGGCCGACGTTCATGTGGTGACTTTCCGGGGGCAATTTCCGGTTGCCCATGTGGGCTTTCAATACCGCACGATCGCGGTGGGGGCGGACGAGGTGACGGTGGCCGGTACGGGAGGCGTGCTGGTCAGTGCAGCCTCACGCGGCTCGGGCCTTGGACGACGTGCGATGCTCCACGCACAAAAAGTGATGCGCGAGGAGACACAGACCGACTTTGGCTTCCTGGGGTGCCGCGAGGAGGTTGTGCCCTTCTACGAGGCGGCAGGGTGGGTCCGGGTCCGTGCCACTGAGCGGTCGCTGTCCCGTCGTGACCAGCGGTCCGTCATCGTCTCCCACAGCGGCCCCATCCTGATCTGTTCCGCCGGCCGTGACGCCAGCGAGTGGCCCGCAGGGGACATTGATCTCCGGGGCACGCCCTGGTGA
- a CDS encoding transglutaminase TgpA family protein, with the protein MTATSHRPSAGPEARTAGQDPGNGSPRKGVAYTGQQPAGPGLYPWLMAGSIAVAVLGAALSLNGVLRGWGWSLPLITTVMVVSLALAGLRALRVKAILATFGALVSLAGVLTFTFCRQDSIAGFIPTTGTLEAMGRLIKRAAETVVSESAPVAPNAGIVFVMCASLGLLVILIDALAVPLSMPAASGIGLIAIMVVPATIKPQSVGIAGFVGAALGYLLILGCSHWFAPDARLQSASGRGTGQFRRSVVTGGLALALTMVIPLVVPGFDTGTFPQGSRLSPWGTSNGLNPMITLGNSLRNPVGSGRITYATSSSSPLYLRSVTIDNFDGETWAPDDRPGQRRAGADRIETGYSVQGEVVNAVTSVNAGLFTSPYLPAPFAPASVNGLNGNWTWDPSTLSIMSTETTTRAQRYVVFSASPKVTGPALSQAPTTPKGISADFLRIPNGLPDIVRQTADSLTASAGNNYAKALALQNYLRSGEFTYSLQAPVQNGYDGNGLSVLADFLTVKSGYCVHFASAMAVMARAEGIPSRIAVGYAPGRLTGESVALVGQGSFPEYEVDARDAHAWPELYFEGLGWVPFEPTPSRGVVPDYASENTSTGNLSTNADEKDVPVTPPPPVTTPAPVPAVVTPAPGPASENPYPALAGVAGAIVLLIVFLWSPRLSRSILRRRRLNRRPRDKAREGYDPSPQLAWDELQDLATDYGIPSSTSETPRHFSAKLRSSSALGEAGGMDDAAHQAVASLTSDFERQRYGRNVEAPDAAAERIAVVRGSLRSNSRWLVRFRADWLPPSMMHRWTHALGAPFRAAGNLAGWVARALARWVRTLRRMRLQRR; encoded by the coding sequence ATGACCGCCACCTCGCACCGGCCGAGCGCCGGACCGGAAGCCCGCACCGCTGGGCAGGATCCCGGTAACGGATCGCCGCGGAAAGGTGTGGCGTACACCGGCCAACAGCCCGCAGGGCCAGGACTCTATCCATGGCTCATGGCCGGCTCCATCGCAGTGGCTGTCCTGGGAGCGGCACTGTCCCTCAACGGGGTGCTGCGGGGGTGGGGTTGGTCCTTGCCGCTCATCACCACGGTTATGGTGGTCTCCTTGGCGTTGGCGGGGCTGAGGGCGCTGCGCGTGAAGGCCATTCTGGCCACCTTTGGAGCTCTGGTGTCACTGGCGGGTGTCCTGACGTTCACCTTCTGCCGCCAGGACAGTATCGCCGGGTTCATCCCCACCACCGGAACGCTGGAGGCCATGGGCCGCCTGATCAAACGAGCGGCTGAGACGGTGGTGTCCGAGAGCGCCCCGGTTGCGCCCAACGCAGGCATCGTTTTTGTCATGTGCGCCAGCCTTGGGCTTCTGGTCATCCTGATCGACGCCTTGGCTGTTCCCCTGTCCATGCCGGCAGCCAGCGGCATAGGGCTGATCGCCATCATGGTGGTACCGGCCACCATCAAGCCGCAAAGTGTGGGCATCGCCGGCTTCGTGGGTGCGGCGCTGGGATATCTCCTCATCCTGGGGTGCAGCCACTGGTTTGCCCCCGATGCCCGCCTGCAATCGGCCTCGGGCCGCGGTACGGGGCAGTTCCGGCGCTCCGTTGTCACCGGCGGCCTGGCACTTGCCCTGACCATGGTGATTCCACTGGTTGTTCCGGGTTTTGACACCGGCACTTTCCCCCAGGGTTCCCGGCTGAGTCCGTGGGGCACATCCAATGGGCTCAACCCCATGATCACTTTGGGCAACAGCCTCCGCAATCCGGTGGGTTCGGGCCGCATCACCTACGCCACAAGTTCCAGCTCACCGCTGTACCTGAGGTCCGTCACCATCGACAATTTCGACGGCGAAACCTGGGCTCCGGACGACCGTCCGGGCCAGCGCCGGGCCGGCGCAGACAGGATCGAGACAGGCTATTCGGTCCAGGGCGAGGTGGTCAACGCTGTCACCTCGGTCAACGCTGGCCTGTTCACCAGCCCCTACCTGCCGGCTCCCTTTGCCCCTGCCTCGGTGAACGGTTTGAACGGGAACTGGACGTGGGACCCTTCCACGCTGAGCATCATGAGCACCGAAACCACAACACGCGCCCAGCGGTATGTGGTCTTCTCCGCCTCGCCCAAGGTCACCGGACCGGCGCTTTCCCAGGCACCCACCACCCCCAAGGGCATCTCAGCTGACTTCCTCAGGATTCCCAACGGCCTGCCGGATATCGTGCGGCAGACGGCTGACTCGCTGACTGCTTCCGCTGGCAATAACTACGCCAAAGCCCTGGCCCTCCAGAATTACCTCCGCTCCGGCGAATTCACTTATTCCCTGCAAGCGCCCGTCCAGAACGGCTACGACGGCAATGGCCTGTCAGTGTTGGCTGATTTCCTGACCGTCAAAAGCGGTTACTGCGTCCACTTCGCGTCAGCCATGGCAGTGATGGCCCGGGCCGAAGGTATTCCCAGCAGGATCGCAGTGGGGTACGCTCCCGGCCGCTTGACCGGTGAATCTGTTGCTTTGGTGGGCCAAGGCTCCTTCCCGGAATATGAGGTCGACGCACGGGACGCCCACGCCTGGCCGGAGCTTTACTTCGAAGGCCTCGGCTGGGTTCCTTTCGAGCCGACGCCCTCGCGCGGCGTCGTCCCGGACTACGCCTCGGAAAATACCTCCACCGGAAACCTCAGCACCAACGCGGACGAGAAAGACGTCCCCGTAACGCCTCCTCCCCCGGTGACCACCCCGGCCCCGGTTCCGGCAGTTGTGACTCCGGCGCCGGGCCCGGCGTCGGAAAACCCGTACCCTGCGCTGGCTGGCGTGGCGGGAGCGATTGTTCTCCTGATCGTCTTCCTTTGGTCGCCCCGGCTCAGCAGGAGCATCCTGAGGCGCCGCCGGCTCAATCGCCGTCCGCGCGACAAAGCCCGGGAAGGCTACGATCCCTCTCCGCAGCTGGCATGGGATGAACTGCAGGACTTGGCAACGGATTACGGGATACCGTCCAGCACCAGCGAAACACCCCGTCATTTCTCAGCCAAGCTTCGGTCCAGCTCAGCCCTGGGCGAAGCGGGTGGAATGGACGACGCCGCGCACCAGGCAGTTGCCTCGCTCACCTCGGACTTCGAGCGGCAACGTTATGGCCGGAATGTTGAGGCCCCGGACGCCGCTGCAGAACGCATCGCCGTGGTCCGCGGGTCGCTGCGAAGCAACTCCCGCTGGCTGGTGCGCTTCCGCGCAGACTGGCTGCCGCCGTCGATGATGCACCGCTGGACCCATGCCCTGGGTGCGCCTTTCAGGGCCGCGGGTAACCTGGCGGGGTGGGTTGCCAGGGCATTGGCGCGGTGGGTGCGGACGCTGCGGCGGATGCGGCTCCAGCGTCGCTAG
- a CDS encoding DUF58 domain-containing protein: MALVDRLPKHLFTNRGWGLLSAGALSLGCAYVMGRRDLLSLAILLLVLPLVALAGVRVLKPRFQVYREFNPSTVETASTSTVRLAVSRTSFSTGHVVMEEQLPPRFGDSPAFRFPARSATGGTSRYEYHLRSGKRGQFRIGPVTAEFSDPFGLSLRRHAIDDGDILTVTPAAVELPSTGLAGARGNDGVTATRIRANPSDDDVMTREYRHGDPMRRVHWAATARHGQLMVRQEESVTTPEATMILDQRFTSFGTGAGGTGVRDDDSDLVTSVSFEWMVTAAMSIAAHLSELNYSLRILDASGGPAFCRSRSAPDPELEEFSGAGGLNAIAESLAAIELTGPRHLRAEHHRAGYDGGSKVDVRGTEQRQPVPGSEASDTAFDDRLMDKLSAHRLRGPLLALLGQPTVAEARALGPAAAYGANAFALVMCDSSRSEEALEILRLGGWRVAAVTPKTTLAAAWASFDEGGDAPVANAALDVRRGAGVPR; this comes from the coding sequence ATGGCACTGGTTGATCGCCTTCCCAAACATTTGTTTACCAACCGCGGCTGGGGACTGTTGTCCGCGGGAGCGCTGTCCCTGGGTTGCGCCTACGTCATGGGCCGGCGCGATCTGTTGTCTTTGGCCATTCTGTTGTTGGTTCTGCCCCTGGTTGCGTTGGCCGGGGTCCGGGTGTTGAAACCCCGGTTCCAGGTGTATCGCGAATTCAACCCGTCCACCGTGGAGACCGCCAGCACCAGCACTGTCCGGCTGGCAGTGTCCAGGACCTCCTTCTCCACCGGGCACGTGGTCATGGAAGAGCAATTGCCTCCCCGTTTTGGCGATTCTCCGGCTTTCCGCTTTCCGGCCCGTTCGGCCACCGGGGGCACCAGCCGCTACGAATACCACCTGCGTTCGGGGAAGCGGGGGCAGTTCAGGATCGGACCAGTCACCGCTGAGTTCAGCGATCCCTTTGGGTTATCGCTCCGCCGCCATGCCATTGACGACGGCGACATCCTCACCGTGACGCCGGCCGCCGTCGAACTTCCTTCCACCGGCCTGGCCGGAGCCAGGGGCAACGATGGCGTGACGGCCACCCGCATACGGGCCAATCCCAGTGATGACGACGTCATGACCAGGGAGTACAGGCATGGCGATCCCATGCGGCGCGTCCACTGGGCCGCCACTGCCCGCCACGGCCAGCTCATGGTGCGGCAGGAGGAATCGGTGACCACTCCGGAGGCCACCATGATCCTGGACCAGCGGTTTACGTCCTTTGGTACTGGGGCCGGTGGAACAGGGGTGCGTGATGACGATTCCGATCTGGTGACCAGCGTGTCCTTCGAGTGGATGGTGACGGCAGCGATGTCCATCGCGGCGCACTTGTCTGAGCTGAACTACTCGCTGCGGATTTTGGATGCTTCGGGTGGTCCTGCCTTCTGCCGGTCGCGCTCCGCGCCGGATCCGGAGCTGGAAGAGTTCTCTGGTGCGGGGGGCCTGAATGCCATCGCGGAGAGCCTGGCGGCCATAGAACTGACCGGCCCCCGGCATCTCCGTGCGGAACATCACCGGGCAGGATACGACGGCGGCAGCAAGGTGGACGTTCGGGGCACCGAACAGCGGCAACCGGTGCCGGGTTCCGAGGCTTCGGACACGGCTTTCGACGATCGGCTGATGGATAAGTTGTCAGCGCACCGGCTCAGGGGTCCGCTGCTGGCATTGCTGGGGCAACCGACGGTTGCCGAGGCCCGGGCGCTGGGCCCGGCGGCCGCTTACGGCGCCAACGCCTTTGCCCTGGTGATGTGCGATTCGTCACGCAGCGAAGAGGCCTTGGAAATCTTGCGCCTTGGTGGTTGGCGGGTTGCCGCGGTCACGCCCAAAACCACGTTGGCGGCCGCCTGGGCATCCTTTGATGAGGGCGGAGACGCGCCGGTCGCCAATGCCGCCCTCGACGTCCGTCGCGGAGCGGGAGTCCCCCGATGA
- a CDS encoding AAA family ATPase, with protein MESNRQVTVESSTLQGGAYSPLPRESAAHNGHRPQPMDAEKFHDSSERILASINKVIDGKADAAKLALTVLLAQGHLLLEDVPGVGKTLLAKTLARTVDCTVSRIQFTPDLLPSDVTGVSIYNQTSRQFEFRPGAVFANIVIGDEINRASAKTQSALLECMEEHQVTVDGRSYQLGSPFMVVATQNPIEMEGTYPLPEAQRDRFMARISMGYPDKDAEIEMLETHQASSPLVNVTPVVTAHDVAGMIAAVQQVYVSAAIKEYTVAIGRATRESSRLRLGASPRSLLQLLRAAKATAALDGRDFVLPDDVVDVAEAVLAHRIILDRKAASSGDTPQSILRGILAALPIAQETPGTWRGDRHSA; from the coding sequence ATGGAGTCCAATCGCCAAGTCACTGTAGAAAGCTCAACCTTGCAAGGTGGGGCCTACAGTCCATTGCCACGGGAGAGCGCTGCCCATAACGGGCACCGGCCCCAACCCATGGATGCCGAAAAGTTCCACGACTCCAGCGAGCGCATCCTGGCGTCGATCAACAAAGTCATCGACGGCAAGGCGGATGCTGCAAAGCTGGCGCTGACCGTTCTGCTGGCACAGGGGCACCTGCTCCTTGAAGACGTGCCCGGGGTTGGCAAGACACTGCTGGCAAAGACCCTGGCCCGCACGGTGGATTGCACGGTTTCCCGCATCCAGTTCACGCCGGACCTGCTGCCGTCCGATGTGACAGGCGTGTCGATCTACAACCAGACATCGCGACAGTTCGAGTTCAGGCCCGGTGCAGTGTTTGCCAACATCGTGATCGGTGACGAGATCAACCGTGCGTCGGCCAAGACCCAGTCTGCGTTGCTGGAGTGCATGGAGGAGCACCAGGTCACTGTTGATGGCCGTTCCTACCAGCTGGGCTCCCCTTTCATGGTGGTTGCCACCCAGAACCCCATTGAGATGGAGGGCACCTACCCGCTGCCTGAGGCGCAGCGGGACCGCTTCATGGCAAGGATCTCCATGGGCTATCCGGACAAGGATGCCGAGATTGAGATGCTGGAAACGCATCAGGCGTCCTCTCCCCTGGTGAACGTGACACCCGTGGTGACGGCACACGATGTTGCCGGCATGATTGCTGCGGTCCAGCAGGTATATGTGTCGGCAGCCATCAAGGAGTACACGGTGGCCATCGGGCGGGCCACCCGTGAGAGTTCCCGCCTGCGCCTGGGCGCCAGCCCCCGTTCCTTGTTGCAGCTGTTGCGCGCGGCCAAAGCCACCGCGGCCCTGGACGGACGGGACTTTGTCCTTCCGGATGATGTGGTGGACGTGGCTGAGGCCGTGTTGGCCCACAGGATCATCCTGGACCGCAAGGCCGCGAGCTCCGGGGACACACCGCAGAGCATCCTCCGTGGCATCCTCGCCGCGCTGCCCATCGCCCAAGAGACACCCGGTACGTGGCGCGGAGACCGTCACTCCGCGTAG